In Microvenator marinus, one genomic interval encodes:
- a CDS encoding WGR domain-containing protein, whose amino-acid sequence MERYELVEGTTAKFWQWEVRGSDLVVQYGRIGSAGKEQVKSFPDEDEARKAAAKLMREKTGKGYGLVGATVEKASINKDPVDAELVALAKKVAAKREYASNSIKYLKSQVTARRAMPLLWTMAANGLLPAKALTAQLPTLAEDVEWASPSELVAVLERVPKTFEANRNVLWLLDNYPEFVDTLLMHAAWRAPKELAAAKLGPNVARALPFVRRRLGLETEAPDSAQLVELVRHHMDCRARSASAWFLVDKALVRLRLHDRLDRVAELASHLAPREDFEPMLIAEASRAGSHQHGRGWRIEPYFLQASLEDLPELLEASNDVYGFQCRVLAARQDSSTDLLAMLAKINAKVALDGYVKGRIAARLALMAGAALVREGQPVPKKLDAYLQLDAGPDVPEPEGKLYAEALRAFGRERVLALVDAAMAEKKPKARIVAAVGLGAFYDKARFAELCGDPEIQHYYGASLEPVGVAGIPTILEAFHAITGSDEDFSTRKQREGLRAGITYIALGAESIDPAWDPLLIPISNYGLVLKRLPQDRRDAVILATLKDEMPRKLDLLALASDSALDQGVEMLVARRKRFTNDQDGDDIESGFTAMGSRGSAALVRHLAGKNDAGAHLIINYSRLDDATVSDLTGGAPPLPVVDGDIKKGARYLATVWPHLATSDATGTLAIASGRLSVGSPDALDIGSVELDREVPKGNHPVTVYWSDADLDALPTAGVEAVMLRFAQSAPASWEEAKTTKGKKAIHVSNLITFCWLDASAKLDELANDAQKTFEDATTDGVVLTDDNQVAAVYVGEIATMHKMFWGLGEDGAPVCLVAGFRYPSED is encoded by the coding sequence ATGGAACGTTACGAGCTCGTGGAAGGCACAACTGCAAAGTTCTGGCAATGGGAAGTACGGGGTAGCGATCTTGTGGTCCAGTATGGGCGAATCGGGTCTGCAGGAAAGGAGCAGGTTAAGAGTTTTCCGGACGAGGATGAGGCCCGGAAAGCGGCTGCGAAGTTGATGCGCGAGAAGACTGGCAAAGGGTATGGGCTGGTCGGCGCCACGGTTGAAAAAGCTTCGATTAACAAAGATCCAGTCGATGCAGAGTTGGTCGCGTTGGCAAAAAAGGTAGCTGCCAAGCGGGAATATGCGTCGAATTCGATCAAATATCTCAAGAGTCAAGTGACAGCGCGGCGGGCGATGCCGCTGCTCTGGACTATGGCTGCAAACGGCTTATTGCCGGCCAAAGCGCTGACGGCACAGCTCCCAACGCTGGCTGAGGACGTGGAGTGGGCGAGTCCGAGCGAGCTTGTTGCGGTGCTTGAACGGGTGCCCAAGACGTTTGAGGCGAATCGCAACGTGTTGTGGTTGTTAGATAATTACCCGGAGTTTGTGGATACGTTGCTCATGCACGCAGCGTGGCGTGCGCCGAAGGAACTTGCAGCGGCGAAACTCGGGCCTAATGTCGCTCGCGCGCTGCCATTCGTTCGTCGGCGCCTGGGTCTTGAGACTGAGGCACCTGATTCGGCACAGCTTGTAGAGCTGGTGCGGCATCATATGGATTGTCGGGCGCGGTCAGCGTCGGCTTGGTTTTTAGTGGACAAAGCGCTCGTTCGTTTGCGGCTTCATGACCGACTGGACCGAGTAGCAGAGCTGGCTTCTCACCTTGCACCACGTGAGGATTTTGAGCCGATGTTGATTGCCGAAGCGTCGCGAGCTGGTTCGCATCAGCACGGTCGGGGCTGGCGAATCGAGCCGTATTTTTTGCAAGCTTCGTTGGAGGATTTACCCGAGCTTCTCGAGGCTTCGAACGATGTCTATGGCTTTCAATGCCGTGTGCTGGCCGCGCGCCAGGACTCGTCCACGGACCTGCTCGCGATGCTCGCCAAAATAAACGCCAAGGTAGCGTTGGATGGTTACGTAAAGGGGCGGATTGCAGCTCGGTTGGCGTTGATGGCCGGCGCCGCCTTGGTTCGTGAGGGCCAACCAGTGCCCAAAAAACTCGACGCCTACCTCCAACTCGACGCCGGCCCCGATGTCCCTGAACCCGAAGGTAAACTGTATGCCGAGGCGTTACGGGCTTTTGGCCGGGAACGTGTGTTGGCTCTTGTGGACGCGGCGATGGCCGAAAAAAAGCCGAAGGCGCGCATAGTGGCGGCTGTGGGGTTGGGTGCATTCTACGACAAGGCGCGCTTCGCCGAACTGTGCGGTGATCCGGAGATTCAACATTATTATGGAGCGTCACTGGAGCCGGTCGGCGTTGCGGGTATTCCGACGATTCTTGAGGCGTTTCATGCGATCACCGGGAGCGATGAGGATTTTAGTACCAGGAAGCAGCGCGAGGGGCTCCGGGCAGGTATTACCTATATTGCACTGGGTGCCGAGAGCATTGATCCGGCCTGGGATCCGCTGTTGATTCCGATCTCCAACTATGGATTGGTGCTTAAACGTCTGCCGCAAGACCGGCGAGATGCAGTGATTTTGGCCACGCTCAAGGACGAGATGCCGCGAAAGTTGGATCTGCTGGCGTTGGCGAGTGATTCGGCGCTCGACCAGGGTGTTGAAATGCTGGTTGCACGGCGTAAACGTTTCACAAACGACCAGGACGGCGACGATATTGAGTCGGGTTTCACTGCTATGGGGTCACGCGGAAGTGCGGCTCTGGTCCGGCATCTGGCCGGCAAAAACGACGCGGGCGCGCATCTGATTATCAACTACAGTCGGCTCGACGACGCGACGGTGTCAGACCTGACCGGCGGTGCTCCTCCGCTGCCGGTGGTCGATGGTGATATCAAAAAAGGCGCACGCTACCTGGCCACGGTCTGGCCGCATCTTGCGACCAGCGATGCTACGGGAACGCTTGCAATCGCGTCCGGGCGGCTGTCGGTGGGCAGTCCTGATGCGCTTGATATAGGCAGTGTGGAGTTGGATCGTGAAGTCCCTAAAGGAAACCATCCGGTTACAGTTTACTGGAGCGACGCGGACCTGGATGCGCTGCCGACGGCCGGTGTCGAGGCAGTTATGTTGCGGTTTGCACAGAGCGCGCCGGCGAGCTGGGAAGAAGCGAAGACCACGAAGGGTAAGAAAGCGATACATGTTAGCAACCTCATCACTTTTTGCTGGCTTGACGCGAGCGCTAAACTTGATGAACTCGCGAATGATGCGCAAAAAACGTTCGAGGATGCCACGACCGATGGCGTCGTTTTGACCGACGACAATCAGGTGGCTGCGGTTTATGTGGGTGAGATTGCGACCATGCACAAGATGTTCTGGGGATTGGGCGAGGACGGTGCGCCGGTGTGTCTTGTTGCTGGTTTCAGGTACCCAAGTGAGGACTGA
- a CDS encoding OsmC family protein, with protein sequence MENIYSAQGSNVPQGKAEIRILDAEIEFDGTQGMGTSIPGPAHLLASSLAACLLKNVERFHHRLPFEYTKATAHVELERQDAPPKIILARFLLEIETDENPQRCALLHKNVRKYGTITNTLSACCTIEGTLRAVRTNGTTEDFHA encoded by the coding sequence ATGGAAAATATCTACAGTGCTCAAGGTTCCAACGTACCTCAAGGTAAGGCCGAAATCCGCATTCTGGACGCCGAGATCGAGTTCGACGGCACACAAGGGATGGGAACTTCAATTCCTGGACCCGCGCACCTACTTGCAAGTTCATTGGCTGCTTGTCTTCTAAAGAACGTCGAACGGTTTCATCACCGCCTACCTTTCGAATACACCAAAGCTACGGCTCATGTAGAACTGGAACGACAGGACGCTCCCCCAAAAATAATACTCGCGCGCTTTTTGCTTGAGATAGAAACGGATGAAAATCCCCAACGATGCGCCTTGTTGCACAAGAACGTCCGAAAATACGGGACCATCACCAACACCTTGTCCGCCTGCTGCACCATTGAAGGTACCTTGCGAGCCGTTAGAACCAATGGCACTACAGAAGATTTCCATGCGTAA
- a CDS encoding sensor histidine kinase yields the protein MYERLKIFESPRTLIALSLALIFVITVSHFATDTIEIAFHNVYRRLYYLPILIGSFAYGLRGGSLIALLVSLAYIPHAFFSAHHDPAPTIDKVLEILLYVVVGALTGWLVDRERAVKHKLEDSLIERQSMEAQLIRAGKLSALGEMLAGVAHEIRNPLASIKGSAEALATEFKEEHPKYRMSQVLLIEIERLTRLVAKFLLFARNTETQRTEINLNEIVEQTVEFGEMIDNSIFTVRTSETPVLVRADHDQIKQVLLNLVLNAIRATKDVKFPMVEIMCGKKTFHSETRAFISVRDNGGGIRPDFADRIFDPFVTTEETGTGLGLSISHMIMDNHGGYMEVESTDVDTVFWVIFEAPNEA from the coding sequence ATGTATGAACGACTAAAAATCTTTGAATCACCGCGAACACTAATCGCGTTGAGTCTCGCGTTAATCTTCGTGATTACCGTCAGCCACTTCGCTACAGATACGATCGAGATAGCGTTTCACAACGTATATCGGCGCCTCTACTATCTTCCGATTTTGATCGGCTCATTTGCGTACGGTCTTCGAGGCGGAAGCCTAATCGCCCTTTTGGTTAGCCTCGCCTATATTCCACACGCCTTTTTTTCCGCGCACCATGATCCCGCACCTACAATCGACAAGGTGTTGGAAATATTGCTTTATGTCGTAGTGGGAGCGCTAACTGGATGGTTGGTCGATCGTGAACGTGCCGTAAAACATAAATTGGAAGATTCGTTGATCGAGAGACAATCCATGGAAGCCCAGCTTATTCGTGCCGGAAAGTTGAGTGCCTTGGGGGAGATGCTCGCTGGAGTTGCCCACGAGATTCGGAACCCGCTGGCATCCATCAAAGGCAGCGCAGAGGCATTAGCCACCGAATTCAAGGAAGAACACCCCAAATATCGAATGTCTCAGGTCCTTTTAATCGAAATTGAACGGTTGACTCGATTGGTGGCCAAATTTCTATTGTTCGCTAGAAACACCGAAACACAACGCACTGAAATTAACCTGAATGAAATTGTCGAGCAAACTGTGGAGTTTGGTGAAATGATAGACAATTCTATTTTCACGGTGAGAACCAGTGAGACGCCTGTGTTGGTGCGTGCTGACCACGATCAAATCAAACAAGTCTTGCTTAACCTTGTGTTAAACGCGATTCGTGCCACCAAAGACGTGAAGTTTCCCATGGTTGAGATCATGTGTGGGAAAAAAACATTTCACAGCGAAACTCGTGCTTTTATTTCTGTGCGCGATAATGGCGGTGGAATTCGACCCGACTTCGCCGATAGAATTTTTGATCCTTTTGTGACCACCGAGGAAACAGGTACGGGTTTAGGGCTGTCGATTTCCCATATGATTATGGACAATCATGGTGGGTACATGGAAGTTGAATCCACAGATGTTGATACTGTGTTTTGGGTAATTTTTGAGGCACCAAATGAAGCGTAA
- the merA gene encoding mercury(II) reductase encodes MSDHHSTNDPTHFLIIGGGSAAFAAAIEAHGLGARVTIVNDGLPIGGTCVNVGCVPSKFLLRAAEAHHFPTHHRFAGIKGTSKVNFSEVIAQKRALVESLRQAKYIDVIDPLDRVQYRQARARFVGPKTVEVDGEHITADHILIATGTTPAVPPIDGLDAVDYLTNETAFELNELPESMVILGGSYVGLEIAQIFSRFGTRVTVLEAQPQILPAEANDLSEGLAAYFGDEGIEVVTNAQTTRIRSGDNKVVLSVDVNGQPREFSAERLLVATGRRPNSDALGLDKAGVAVDTHGFITVDSALNTTAENIYAAGDVIGHPMFVYTDAYEGKLAARNALSPQTSKVNYHPLPWVVFTDPQVAGVGFDERQAAEEGFDPQSTVLPLTEVPRAIAARDTRGFIKLIRDRHTDRLLGARILAPEGSELLMEIAVALRQEMTVAELADILHPYLTLSEGIRLAALSFDKKLEALSCCAG; translated from the coding sequence ATGTCCGACCACCATTCAACGAACGACCCGACACACTTCCTCATCATTGGCGGCGGCTCCGCAGCCTTCGCAGCCGCCATCGAGGCGCATGGCCTGGGCGCCCGAGTGACGATCGTCAACGACGGACTGCCCATCGGCGGCACCTGCGTCAATGTGGGATGCGTGCCCTCGAAGTTTTTATTGCGCGCCGCCGAGGCCCATCACTTTCCCACGCACCACCGTTTTGCCGGCATCAAAGGCACGAGCAAGGTTAACTTCTCAGAGGTCATCGCCCAGAAGCGAGCGCTCGTTGAATCACTTCGGCAGGCGAAATATATCGACGTCATCGACCCGCTCGACCGAGTACAATACCGCCAGGCCCGAGCGCGCTTTGTCGGCCCGAAAACCGTCGAGGTCGACGGCGAGCACATCACTGCGGATCATATTCTCATCGCCACCGGCACCACACCTGCCGTCCCGCCCATCGACGGTTTGGACGCGGTCGATTACCTGACCAACGAGACGGCTTTCGAACTCAATGAGCTTCCCGAGTCGATGGTAATCCTCGGCGGAAGTTACGTCGGGCTCGAGATTGCCCAGATCTTTTCGCGCTTCGGCACCAGAGTCACAGTGCTTGAGGCGCAACCACAGATCCTTCCAGCCGAGGCCAACGATCTCAGCGAAGGTCTGGCGGCGTATTTTGGCGATGAGGGAATCGAAGTGGTGACCAATGCCCAAACAACACGCATACGGTCGGGCGACAACAAGGTGGTCCTCTCCGTCGACGTCAACGGCCAACCACGCGAGTTTTCCGCCGAGCGCCTCCTGGTCGCCACCGGCCGACGCCCAAACTCCGACGCCCTGGGCCTCGACAAAGCCGGCGTCGCCGTCGACACACACGGATTCATCACCGTCGACTCCGCGCTTAACACCACCGCTGAAAATATCTATGCGGCCGGCGACGTCATCGGCCACCCGATGTTCGTATATACCGATGCCTACGAAGGCAAACTCGCCGCCCGAAACGCGTTGTCCCCCCAGACCAGCAAGGTGAACTACCACCCACTTCCCTGGGTAGTGTTTACCGACCCACAAGTCGCCGGAGTCGGCTTCGACGAACGCCAGGCCGCTGAAGAAGGCTTCGATCCGCAATCAACTGTACTACCGCTGACGGAGGTTCCGCGCGCGATCGCCGCCCGTGACACCCGCGGCTTCATCAAACTCATTCGCGATCGCCACACCGACCGTCTGCTCGGCGCCCGCATCCTCGCCCCCGAAGGAAGCGAACTCTTGATGGAAATCGCCGTCGCCCTCCGACAAGAGATGACCGTCGCCGAGTTGGCCGACATTCTCCATCCCTATCTAACGCTCTCGGAAGGCATCCGCCTGGCCGCGCTCAGCTTCGACAAAAAGCTCGAAGCATTGAGCTGCTGCGCTGGCTGA
- a CDS encoding copper-translocating P-type ATPase, translated as MTSAHSASSNHEHHEHHNDNSDNKHHDHHDHHAHMVADFRRRFWISIILSIPVIILSPMIQEFAGLRETMQFAGDAYVSAVISSVIFFYGGWPFLKGLVNEVSERLPGMMTLIAVAITTAYIYSMAVVFGLPGNMFFWELATLIDIMLVGHWIEMRSVMGASKALDELAKLMPSVAHKIFEDGRIEDIPVDELAHGDRLLVRPGEKIPADGVIREGNSTVNESMLTGESSPVEKSAGAMVIGGSVNGEGAIQIEVEKTGDEGFLSQVIELVRQAQASKSKTQDLANHAALWLTFIALGGGALTLFLWLVFSGESVSFAIERMVTVMVISCPHALGLAVPLVVAVSTSLAAKNGLLIRDRAAFEQARNIDVILFDKTGTLTKGEFGVLDTIVFEGAEAGLDEEKLLNIAASLESHSEHPIAQGIVRAAPGGLPVEDFQAIVGKGAEAIVDGQNVKAVSPGYLRENGYTVDNPRVQRALERGNTVIYIIINDTLSGAISLADIIRTESKRAIARFKEMGIRCMMITGDNADVARAVSEEIGLDEYFAEVLPQQKAEKVKEVQARGLIVAMTGDGVNDAPALAQADVGIAVGAGTDVAVETADIVLVSNNPEDVAALIDLAKNTYKKMIQNLAWATGYNAFAIPLAAGVLFPWGIFLSPAAGAVLMSLSTIIVAINARTLKLER; from the coding sequence ATGACGTCTGCGCACTCTGCTTCATCGAATCACGAGCATCACGAGCATCACAACGATAACAGCGATAACAAGCACCACGATCACCACGACCACCATGCGCATATGGTCGCTGACTTTCGACGCCGTTTCTGGATTTCCATCATACTGTCGATCCCGGTCATCATCTTATCACCGATGATCCAGGAGTTTGCTGGCCTGCGCGAAACCATGCAGTTTGCCGGCGACGCCTACGTCTCGGCCGTGATCTCCTCAGTCATCTTTTTCTACGGTGGTTGGCCCTTCCTAAAAGGTCTAGTCAACGAGGTTTCAGAGCGCCTGCCCGGCATGATGACCCTCATCGCTGTGGCAATCACAACGGCCTACATCTACAGCATGGCCGTCGTTTTTGGTCTCCCAGGCAACATGTTTTTCTGGGAGCTCGCCACGCTTATCGACATCATGCTCGTCGGCCACTGGATCGAAATGAGATCCGTCATGGGCGCTTCCAAAGCGCTCGACGAACTCGCCAAATTAATGCCCTCAGTGGCTCACAAAATCTTTGAGGACGGCCGTATTGAAGATATACCGGTCGACGAACTCGCCCACGGTGACCGCCTTTTGGTCAGGCCCGGCGAAAAGATTCCCGCAGACGGTGTCATCCGGGAAGGCAACAGTACGGTTAACGAATCGATGCTTACCGGAGAGTCCAGTCCGGTCGAAAAGAGCGCTGGCGCCATGGTTATCGGCGGCTCCGTGAACGGCGAAGGCGCGATTCAGATCGAAGTCGAAAAAACCGGCGATGAGGGCTTCTTGTCTCAGGTTATCGAGCTTGTGCGCCAGGCGCAGGCATCCAAGTCGAAAACCCAGGATCTGGCCAACCACGCGGCGCTGTGGCTGACGTTTATCGCACTGGGTGGCGGTGCGCTGACGCTATTTTTATGGCTCGTTTTCTCCGGCGAGTCTGTCTCATTCGCCATCGAGCGCATGGTCACCGTCATGGTAATCTCCTGCCCACACGCCCTGGGACTTGCAGTCCCACTGGTCGTCGCGGTTTCAACATCACTGGCCGCAAAAAACGGCCTGCTCATCCGAGATCGTGCGGCTTTTGAGCAGGCCAGAAACATCGACGTCATCCTCTTTGATAAAACCGGCACCCTGACCAAAGGTGAATTTGGTGTCCTCGACACGATTGTTTTTGAAGGTGCCGAAGCAGGACTCGATGAAGAAAAACTGTTGAATATCGCCGCCTCGCTCGAATCGCACTCCGAACACCCCATCGCCCAGGGAATCGTACGCGCAGCCCCCGGCGGACTTCCGGTCGAAGACTTCCAGGCGATCGTCGGAAAAGGCGCCGAGGCAATCGTCGACGGCCAAAATGTCAAAGCAGTGAGCCCCGGGTATCTGCGCGAAAACGGCTACACCGTCGATAATCCACGCGTCCAGCGCGCACTTGAGCGGGGCAACACGGTCATCTATATCATCATCAACGACACCCTTTCGGGCGCGATTTCTCTTGCCGATATCATCCGTACCGAATCAAAGCGAGCCATCGCCAGATTCAAGGAAATGGGTATCCGCTGCATGATGATCACCGGCGACAATGCCGATGTGGCCAGGGCTGTTTCCGAAGAAATCGGTCTTGACGAGTATTTTGCCGAAGTCCTACCCCAGCAAAAGGCCGAAAAGGTCAAAGAAGTCCAGGCCCGCGGACTAATCGTCGCGATGACCGGCGACGGCGTCAACGACGCCCCCGCACTCGCCCAGGCCGACGTCGGCATCGCCGTGGGCGCAGGTACCGACGTTGCCGTAGAAACCGCCGATATCGTACTGGTAAGCAACAATCCCGAGGACGTCGCGGCGCTTATTGACCTGGCTAAAAACACCTACAAAAAGATGATCCAGAACCTCGCTTGGGCCACCGGCTACAACGCCTTTGCGATCCCACTGGCCGCCGGCGTCCTCTTTCCATGGGGCATCTTTTTAAGCCCCGCCGCAGGCGCCGTTTTGATGAGCCTGAGCACCATCATCGTCGCCATCAACGCCCGCACGCTCAAGCTTGAGAGGTAA
- a CDS encoding YHS domain-containing protein, which translates to MKNALLVIFVLGSLSCGSKQAVEPDGAVEPETTTQKMNEEAPEPMTGPATATSDVLPNDGTRKVGDVTTCPVTHDVFTISATSPSSTHEGKTYYFCCKGCVKDFDANPAEFLSGAKSAAAAPEHDHHDHAH; encoded by the coding sequence ATGAAGAATGCACTGTTGGTAATTTTTGTTTTGGGCTCATTGTCATGCGGATCGAAGCAAGCAGTCGAACCTGATGGAGCCGTCGAACCCGAGACGACTACTCAAAAGATGAATGAAGAAGCGCCCGAACCTATGACGGGACCAGCCACCGCGACCAGTGATGTGCTCCCTAACGACGGGACTCGCAAAGTAGGTGATGTCACAACATGTCCGGTTACCCATGATGTTTTTACAATCAGTGCGACTTCGCCCTCGTCAACTCATGAGGGGAAAACGTACTACTTTTGCTGCAAAGGTTGCGTGAAAGATTTTGACGCCAACCCTGCCGAGTTTCTGTCAGGTGCGAAGTCCGCGGCGGCCGCACCAGAGCATGATCACCATGATCACGCTCACTAA
- a CDS encoding mercuric transporter MerT family protein, which produces MSNTNQPTNDDSSERWAVVGSVMASIGAAVCCLGPMVLVSLGVTGAWIGSLSALEPYRPILMIIAAGLLGYGFYRVYGKSKRQQACGEDDRCKVPKANRINKISLWIATAFVGFFLTSPYLLGLDLSQDSLQLAEVVTPNTVEASSTTESRPTEQVTLDVSGMTCAGCTHTVASALDNLDGVEKATVSFEPPRAHVTYDPDKVTPRQLTAATENVGYPSTVAK; this is translated from the coding sequence ATGAGCAACACCAACCAACCGACCAACGATGACTCATCGGAAAGGTGGGCCGTAGTGGGCTCGGTGATGGCTTCCATCGGGGCAGCGGTCTGCTGCCTGGGTCCTATGGTGCTGGTCTCGTTGGGAGTGACGGGCGCCTGGATCGGCTCTCTTTCGGCCTTGGAACCCTATAGGCCGATCTTGATGATCATTGCCGCGGGACTGCTGGGCTACGGGTTCTATCGGGTCTACGGAAAGTCCAAACGGCAACAGGCGTGCGGTGAAGATGACAGATGCAAGGTGCCCAAGGCCAACCGCATCAACAAGATCTCGTTGTGGATTGCCACGGCGTTCGTGGGGTTTTTCTTGACCTCGCCCTATCTACTGGGTCTCGACCTGAGCCAGGATTCGCTCCAACTGGCTGAAGTGGTCACCCCAAACACCGTCGAGGCCAGCTCCACGACCGAGAGCCGGCCTACCGAACAGGTAACGCTCGATGTCAGCGGCATGACCTGCGCGGGATGTACACACACGGTCGCCTCGGCGCTCGACAACCTCGACGGCGTTGAAAAGGCAACCGTCAGCTTCGAGCCGCCGCGCGCCCACGTTACCTACGATCCCGACAAGGTGACGCCAAGGCAGTTGACCGCGGCAACCGAGAATGTGGGCTACCCGTCGACCGTGGCCAAATAG
- a CDS encoding heavy metal-responsive transcriptional regulator: MQSNVMRIGEVAERCEVSTDTLRYYEKRGLVDEPLRFESSGYRAYPPEIIERVLFIKQAQQLGFTLAEIGRLLKLRADLTASCGEVREVARQKIDGIRVKITYLERMLEGIEELARICPGDVPANICPIVAMLSSNQP, from the coding sequence ATGCAATCGAATGTGATGAGGATTGGCGAGGTGGCCGAACGCTGCGAAGTATCCACCGACACGCTTCGCTATTACGAGAAGCGCGGGTTGGTCGACGAGCCGCTGCGCTTCGAGTCGTCGGGTTATCGAGCCTACCCTCCGGAAATTATCGAGCGTGTCTTGTTCATCAAGCAGGCTCAGCAGTTGGGTTTTACTCTCGCTGAAATCGGCCGTCTGCTAAAGCTGCGCGCGGATTTGACGGCGTCATGTGGCGAGGTGCGCGAAGTCGCGCGACAGAAAATCGACGGTATCCGCGTCAAAATTACGTACCTCGAGCGAATGCTGGAAGGGATCGAGGAACTCGCGCGAATCTGTCCCGGAGACGTCCCAGCGAATATCTGTCCCATCGTCGCGATGCTGTCGTCCAACCAACCATGA
- a CDS encoding sigma-54-dependent transcriptional regulator has translation MKRKLLLIEDDASLREVMSFRLAEEGWEVDLALDGVDGLSKYDADEHLLVITDLKMPKLNGVKVLEQILKQDPNAVIIVMTAYGNIDTAISAMRNGAFHYVEKPVNMPAFLALLDTASNHRQLRVENARFRANKHAIVASSPAMNEVLRLVDKVAENDASILILGESGTGKELVARAVHERSLRRLKPFIAVNCAAIPDDLLESTLFGHKRGAFTGANADADGKFRAATGGTLFLDEIGEMSPRLQAKLLRVLQEGEIDVVGSSTPESVDVRIVAATHQNLEEKIGDGTFRPDLFYRLNVIPIRVPPLRERREDIPVLARHFLRKHAPDNQFSISAELDRQLASADWPGNIRELENAVRRMMLLSDGDVLGELQTNTSLPNPTSNELPFVLPEEGLDLFQLEHDVILASLQKFDGNQSATARYLNIPRHVLLYRLEKNACENTDDPKFNVPEGE, from the coding sequence ATGAAGCGTAAGTTGTTGTTGATTGAGGATGACGCATCACTTCGCGAAGTGATGTCATTTCGCCTCGCTGAAGAAGGTTGGGAAGTCGATCTCGCCCTGGATGGTGTCGATGGCCTGAGTAAATACGATGCGGACGAGCATCTTTTGGTCATCACCGACCTGAAAATGCCCAAATTAAATGGCGTTAAGGTACTGGAGCAAATTCTCAAGCAAGACCCGAATGCCGTGATCATCGTTATGACTGCATATGGGAACATTGATACGGCGATTTCAGCGATGCGAAATGGCGCGTTTCACTATGTAGAAAAACCAGTCAACATGCCGGCGTTCCTCGCCTTGCTTGATACGGCCAGCAACCACCGCCAACTTCGTGTGGAGAACGCACGATTTCGCGCGAACAAACACGCCATCGTCGCTTCCAGCCCGGCGATGAATGAGGTTCTACGTTTGGTGGATAAAGTCGCCGAGAACGACGCATCCATCCTCATTCTTGGTGAGAGCGGAACTGGAAAAGAATTGGTCGCCCGGGCCGTCCACGAACGTTCCCTTCGCCGATTGAAACCGTTCATCGCAGTGAACTGCGCGGCCATTCCCGACGACCTCTTGGAAAGCACCCTTTTCGGGCACAAACGGGGTGCATTCACAGGGGCGAACGCCGATGCAGATGGGAAATTTCGAGCCGCAACCGGTGGCACTCTCTTCTTGGATGAGATCGGCGAGATGTCTCCCCGACTCCAAGCAAAGTTGCTCCGTGTGCTTCAAGAAGGCGAGATTGATGTGGTCGGATCGTCCACCCCAGAATCCGTGGATGTTCGAATCGTTGCAGCGACACATCAGAACTTGGAAGAAAAAATCGGTGACGGCACGTTCCGCCCAGACCTCTTTTACCGTCTAAATGTCATTCCTATTCGCGTGCCACCATTGCGGGAAAGACGGGAGGACATCCCGGTTTTGGCACGCCATTTCTTGAGGAAACACGCGCCCGACAATCAGTTTTCGATTTCAGCCGAACTAGATCGTCAACTTGCTTCAGCCGACTGGCCAGGGAATATTCGAGAACTTGAAAACGCTGTTCGTCGGATGATGTTGTTGAGCGATGGAGACGTGTTGGGTGAACTCCAGACGAACACATCTTTGCCAAATCCGACCTCAAATGAGTTGCCGTTTGTACTCCCGGAAGAAGGCCTCGACCTGTTTCAACTAGAGCACGATGTGATTCTTGCATCACTTCAAAAGTTCGACGGAAACCAATCGGCGACGGCGCGATACCTCAATATTCCACGACATGTTTTGTTGTACCGCCTCGAGAAAAATGCTTGTGAAAACACAGACGATCCGAAATTTAATGTGCCCGAAGGCGAATAA